A stretch of the Vulcanisaeta souniana JCM 11219 genome encodes the following:
- a CDS encoding sulfite exporter TauE/SafE family protein, whose product MAVIIALMQYVLSIVSGILVGFSLGLIGGGGSILAVPLFLYFVGLDTVPDAAHIAIGTTALAVGLNAYINSYMHLRKKNVAPRVGGIFAGVGLAGSLIGAYLGHITPGTDLLTYFAIAMIVLGIYMAIRRESTRAGTVDEVNHVVNAFQKCPRLTTSTILKVAIFGFIVGLVSGYFGIGGGFLIVPSLMFSAGLCITRAIGTSLISVGTFGVASGAEYWYYGDVLILIALLYVAGGVVGGYAGTSLAVKVPKSTLRIAYGAIIVLVGIYMLMRVYHIIP is encoded by the coding sequence ATGGCAGTAATAATAGCACTTATGCAATACGTGTTATCGATCGTGTCAGGGATACTGGTTGGATTTTCATTAGGACTTATTGGTGGTGGCGGTAGTATATTGGCAGTCCCATTATTCCTATACTTCGTCGGACTTGACACAGTACCTGACGCAGCCCACATAGCCATTGGGACCACGGCACTAGCCGTTGGACTTAACGCCTACATAAACTCCTATATGCACCTTAGGAAGAAGAACGTGGCGCCAAGGGTAGGCGGCATATTCGCTGGCGTAGGCCTTGCAGGCTCCTTAATAGGGGCTTACCTAGGCCACATAACCCCAGGCACTGACCTACTCACATACTTCGCAATAGCAATGATTGTACTCGGCATCTACATGGCAATTAGGAGGGAGTCTACACGGGCAGGCACTGTTGATGAAGTTAATCATGTGGTGAACGCCTTTCAGAAATGCCCAAGGCTAACAACATCAACAATACTCAAGGTAGCGATCTTCGGCTTCATAGTTGGTCTAGTTAGTGGTTACTTTGGTATTGGTGGTGGATTCCTAATAGTACCTAGCCTGATGTTCTCGGCTGGGCTCTGCATAACAAGGGCTATTGGAACCAGTCTAATCAGTGTCGGTACGTTTGGTGTCGCAAGCGGCGCTGAGTATTGGTATTACGGTGACGTACTAATACTCATAGCCCTACTCTACGTCGCTGGCGGCGTTGTGGGTGGTTATGCTGGCACCAGTCTGGCTGTTAAGGTTCCGAAGAGCACACTTAGGATTGCGTATGGCGCAATAATAGTGCTTGTGGGCATATACATGTTGATGAGGGTTTACCATATAATACCGTAA
- the ppdK gene encoding pyruvate, phosphate dikinase has product MGSLGKYVLTFEEADPDDVKLIGGKASSLVLMTRLGLPVPPGIIITTKACREYYDRGEKLPEGLMDEVIRGVRYLEEKTGYKLGDPEKPLLVSVRSGAAVSMPGMMDTVLNVGLNDRTVYGLAKRINNEHGAYDAYRRFLAMFGRIVLGIPEEEFNKPLDEVKRKYGVKEDPEIPLEGLKELVEIYKQIFNRRFGKVFDDPWEQLKLSVEAVFKSWNSPRAKFYREANKITPEIADCTATAIVTMVFGNADWRSATGVVFSRDPATGENRLYGEYLPYAQGEDVVAGIRTPKPIEKLKEEMPEVYEQLYNGVKLIEKTKKEVQDVEFTIEKGKLWFLQTRNAKMNPLAVLKTRVDMYKEGMITKEEAIMGVKSEHILQMLYPRIDESKAGKPLTKGIAASPGAVSGQAVFDPDRAVEWSKAGKQVILVREETKPDDVHGFYASVGVLTSRGGATSHAAVVARAIGRPAVVGAESLQIDYGTRTARVGDSVFKEGDWITIDGFTGNVYLGKVPTIEPKLPPEFFEFLDMADSVAVFEIRANADTPDDATIARKFGAKGIGLLRTERMFRAPGRLELFRKVILSDNSNERKELLDQLAEMMKRDFLEILDIMEDYPVTIRLFDPPLHEFLPNFEELVTEVTRARTLGKPDPEKERLLARVKALMEANPMMGHRGVRVGITFPEIYAAQVKAMLSAALELKRRGKHVELQIMVPQVAEVRELELIINNVVKPTAEEVFKAYGDRIEFKIGTMMETVRSCLTADKIAKVVDFMSFGTNDLTQAVFSFSRDDVENKFMSKYLELGILPYDPFVTIDEDGVAKIMKIAIDLARNVKPNIEIGICGEHGGDPDSIKILARVVGRGLNYFSASPYRVPVARLVAAQESLKILGKAPKIHIY; this is encoded by the coding sequence ATGGGTTCTCTCGGTAAGTACGTATTAACATTCGAGGAAGCTGATCCTGACGATGTTAAGTTAATAGGTGGTAAGGCATCGAGTCTCGTCCTCATGACCAGGCTCGGATTACCAGTACCGCCAGGCATTATAATAACAACCAAGGCCTGTAGAGAATACTATGACAGGGGTGAGAAACTCCCTGAGGGCTTAATGGACGAAGTAATCAGGGGCGTTAGATACCTTGAGGAGAAGACCGGGTATAAGCTTGGTGATCCTGAAAAACCATTATTAGTTAGCGTTAGGTCCGGCGCAGCAGTATCAATGCCGGGCATGATGGATACTGTGCTAAACGTTGGGCTTAACGATAGGACGGTTTACGGCCTCGCCAAGAGAATTAATAATGAACACGGCGCCTATGATGCATACAGGAGATTCCTAGCAATGTTCGGTAGGATAGTTTTGGGCATCCCTGAGGAGGAATTCAATAAGCCGCTTGATGAGGTTAAGCGGAAGTATGGCGTGAAGGAAGACCCGGAAATACCGCTTGAGGGCCTTAAGGAGCTTGTCGAGATTTACAAACAAATATTCAATAGAAGGTTTGGTAAGGTATTCGATGACCCATGGGAACAATTAAAACTCTCAGTAGAGGCTGTGTTTAAGTCCTGGAACTCACCAAGGGCCAAATTCTATAGGGAGGCCAATAAAATAACACCTGAAATCGCAGACTGCACTGCCACGGCCATCGTAACGATGGTGTTCGGCAACGCCGACTGGAGATCAGCAACCGGTGTTGTATTCTCGAGGGATCCTGCCACCGGCGAGAACAGGCTTTATGGTGAATACCTACCCTATGCTCAGGGCGAGGACGTAGTAGCCGGTATAAGGACTCCTAAACCAATTGAAAAGCTTAAGGAGGAGATGCCCGAGGTTTATGAGCAGCTATACAACGGTGTTAAGCTCATTGAGAAGACTAAGAAGGAGGTTCAGGATGTGGAATTCACCATTGAGAAGGGTAAGCTCTGGTTCCTACAGACAAGGAATGCCAAGATGAACCCACTCGCCGTCCTGAAAACGAGGGTTGACATGTATAAGGAGGGCATGATAACCAAGGAGGAAGCCATAATGGGCGTTAAATCCGAGCACATACTTCAGATGCTCTATCCAAGGATTGATGAGTCCAAGGCAGGTAAACCATTAACCAAGGGTATAGCGGCGTCACCAGGCGCCGTGAGTGGGCAAGCAGTCTTCGATCCTGATAGGGCTGTGGAGTGGTCCAAGGCAGGTAAACAGGTTATCCTTGTTAGGGAGGAGACGAAGCCAGATGATGTTCATGGCTTCTACGCATCAGTTGGGGTATTAACCAGCAGAGGTGGCGCAACGAGTCACGCAGCTGTCGTGGCAAGGGCAATAGGTAGGCCTGCGGTTGTTGGTGCCGAGTCACTACAGATTGATTATGGTACTAGGACTGCCAGGGTTGGCGACTCCGTGTTTAAGGAGGGTGATTGGATAACGATTGATGGCTTCACGGGTAATGTCTACTTGGGTAAGGTACCTACCATAGAGCCTAAGCTACCGCCTGAGTTCTTTGAGTTCTTGGACATGGCTGACTCAGTGGCTGTATTTGAAATAAGAGCCAATGCGGACACGCCTGATGATGCCACGATAGCCAGGAAATTCGGCGCAAAGGGAATAGGGTTACTTAGGACAGAGAGAATGTTCAGGGCACCAGGAAGGCTTGAATTATTTAGGAAGGTCATACTATCAGATAATTCAAACGAGAGGAAGGAACTACTTGACCAACTAGCTGAGATGATGAAGAGGGACTTCCTAGAGATACTTGATATAATGGAGGATTACCCAGTGACCATTAGGTTATTTGATCCACCATTACACGAGTTCCTACCAAACTTTGAAGAATTGGTCACAGAGGTAACAAGGGCCAGAACCCTGGGCAAGCCAGACCCAGAGAAGGAGAGGCTATTGGCTAGGGTTAAGGCCTTGATGGAGGCTAATCCAATGATGGGGCACAGGGGTGTTAGGGTTGGTATAACATTCCCAGAAATATACGCCGCGCAAGTCAAGGCAATGCTATCTGCAGCCCTAGAATTAAAGAGGAGGGGTAAGCACGTAGAGTTACAGATAATGGTACCGCAAGTTGCCGAGGTTAGGGAACTCGAGTTGATAATTAACAACGTTGTTAAACCCACGGCTGAGGAGGTATTTAAGGCCTATGGTGATAGGATTGAGTTTAAGATTGGCACGATGATGGAGACCGTCAGGTCATGCCTAACAGCCGATAAGATTGCCAAGGTTGTTGACTTCATGAGCTTCGGAACGAACGACCTAACGCAGGCGGTCTTCAGCTTCAGTAGGGATGATGTGGAGAACAAGTTCATGAGTAAGTACTTGGAGCTTGGTATACTGCCCTACGATCCATTTGTGACAATTGATGAAGATGGAGTTGCAAAAATAATGAAGATCGCAATTGATCTAGCCAGAAATGTTAAACCCAATATAGAGATTGGCATTTGCGGCGAGCATGGTGGTGATCCAGACTCAATAAAGATACTCGCTAGGGTAGTTGGTAGGGGATTGAATTACTTCAGTGCATCGCCATATAGGGTTCCAGTGGCTAGGCTTGTGGCTGCTCAGGAATCATTGAAGATATTGGGCAAGGCACCGAAGATACACATATATTAA